A stretch of the Taeniopygia guttata chromosome 3, bTaeGut7.mat, whole genome shotgun sequence genome encodes the following:
- the SLC30A6 gene encoding zinc transporter 6 isoform X1 — translation MGTIHLFRKSQKSFVGKLTHEFRLVAADRRSWKILLFGAINLICIGFLLMWCSSTNSIALTAYTYLTIFDLFSLVTCLISYWVKMKKPSPVYSFGFERFEVLAVFASTVLAQLGALFILKESAERFLEQPEIHTGRLLVGTFVALFFNLFTMLSIKNKPFAYVSEAASTSWLQEHVADLSRSICGIIPGLSSIFLPRMNPFVLIDIAGALALCITYMLIEINNYFAVDTASAIAIALMTFGTMYPMSVYSGKVLLQTTPPHVIGQLDKLLREVSTLDGVLEVRNEHFWTLGFGTLAGSVHVRIRRDANEQMVLAHVTNRLYTLVSTLTVQIFKDDWIRPTISSVPIANNILNLSDHHIIPMPSLKAADNLNPVTSTPAKPTSPPPEFSFNTPGKNVNPVILLNTQTKPYGLGFNHGSAPYSSVLNQGLGIPGMGEAQGFRTGFANVPGRYGTNTRGQPRP, via the exons AATATGTATTGGCTTCCTGCTCATGTGGTGCAGCTCTACAAACAGCATAG CTTTAACTGCTTACACATATTTGACAATCTTTGACCTTTTcag TTTGGTAACATGTCTAATAAGCTACTGGGTAAAGATGAAGAAGCCCAGCCCAGTCTATTCATTTGG GTTTGAAAGGTTTGAAGTTCTAGCTGTATTTGCATCTACAGTTCTGGCACAGCTTGGTGCTCTTTTTATACTGAAAGAAAG TGCGGAGCGCTTTCTGGAGCAGCCTGAGATACACAc GGGACGACTGCTGGTTGGTACTTTTGTGGCTCTCTTTTTCAACTTATTTACAATGCTTTCCATTAAGAATAAGCCTTTTGCTTATGTCTCTGAAG CTGCCAGCACAAGTTGGCTTCAGGAACATGTTGCAGATCTTAGTAGAAG TATTTGTGGAATCATCCCAGGATTGAGTAGCATCTTTCTGCCACGGATGAACCCTTTTGTCTTGATTGATATTGCTGGAGCTCTGGCTCTTTGCATTACATATATGCTCATTGAAATCAA CAATTATTTTGCTGTGGACACAGCATCTGCTATAGCAATTGCTTTGATGACATTTGGAACCATGTATCCCATGAGTGTCTACAGTGGGAAAGTACTACTCCAG acaACCCCACCTCATGTGATTGGCCAGTTAGATAAACTTCTTAGAGAG GTTTCAACTTTGGATGGTGTCTTGGAAGTTCGAAATGAGCATTTCTGGACATTAGGTTTTGGCACTTTG GCTGGATCAGTCCATGTCCGAATTCGGAGAGATGCAAATGAGCAAATGGTACTTGCCCATGTCACTAACAGATTATACACATTGGTCTCTACCTTGACTGTTCAGATTTTCAAAGATGACTGGATCAGACCTACCATATCATCTGTGCCTATTGCAAACAATATTCTGAACCTTTCAGATCATCACATTATTCCAATGCCATCTTTGAAAGCTGCTGATAATTTGAATCCTGTTACCTCCACTCCAGCTAAACCCACCAGCCCACCaccagaattttcttttaacacaCCTGGCAAAAATGTGAATCCAGTCATCCTTTTAAACACTCAGACAAAGCCCTATGGATTGGGCTTTAATCATGGATCTGCACCCTACAGCAGTGTACTCAATCAAGGACTTGGAATACCAGGAATGGGAGAAGCTCAAGGATTCAGAACTGGTTTTGCAAATGTCCCAGGCAGATATGGAACAAACACTCGTGGTCAGCCCCGACCGTAA
- the SLC30A6 gene encoding zinc transporter 6 isoform X2 produces MWCSSTNSIALTAYTYLTIFDLFSLVTCLISYWVKMKKPSPVYSFGFERFEVLAVFASTVLAQLGALFILKESAERFLEQPEIHTGRLLVGTFVALFFNLFTMLSIKNKPFAYVSEAASTSWLQEHVADLSRSICGIIPGLSSIFLPRMNPFVLIDIAGALALCITYMLIEINNYFAVDTASAIAIALMTFGTMYPMSVYSGKVLLQTTPPHVIGQLDKLLREVSTLDGVLEVRNEHFWTLGFGTLAGSVHVRIRRDANEQMVLAHVTNRLYTLVSTLTVQIFKDDWIRPTISSVPIANNILNLSDHHIIPMPSLKAADNLNPVTSTPAKPTSPPPEFSFNTPGKNVNPVILLNTQTKPYGLGFNHGSAPYSSVLNQGLGIPGMGEAQGFRTGFANVPGRYGTNTRGQPRP; encoded by the exons ATGTGGTGCAGCTCTACAAACAGCATAG CTTTAACTGCTTACACATATTTGACAATCTTTGACCTTTTcag TTTGGTAACATGTCTAATAAGCTACTGGGTAAAGATGAAGAAGCCCAGCCCAGTCTATTCATTTGG GTTTGAAAGGTTTGAAGTTCTAGCTGTATTTGCATCTACAGTTCTGGCACAGCTTGGTGCTCTTTTTATACTGAAAGAAAG TGCGGAGCGCTTTCTGGAGCAGCCTGAGATACACAc GGGACGACTGCTGGTTGGTACTTTTGTGGCTCTCTTTTTCAACTTATTTACAATGCTTTCCATTAAGAATAAGCCTTTTGCTTATGTCTCTGAAG CTGCCAGCACAAGTTGGCTTCAGGAACATGTTGCAGATCTTAGTAGAAG TATTTGTGGAATCATCCCAGGATTGAGTAGCATCTTTCTGCCACGGATGAACCCTTTTGTCTTGATTGATATTGCTGGAGCTCTGGCTCTTTGCATTACATATATGCTCATTGAAATCAA CAATTATTTTGCTGTGGACACAGCATCTGCTATAGCAATTGCTTTGATGACATTTGGAACCATGTATCCCATGAGTGTCTACAGTGGGAAAGTACTACTCCAG acaACCCCACCTCATGTGATTGGCCAGTTAGATAAACTTCTTAGAGAG GTTTCAACTTTGGATGGTGTCTTGGAAGTTCGAAATGAGCATTTCTGGACATTAGGTTTTGGCACTTTG GCTGGATCAGTCCATGTCCGAATTCGGAGAGATGCAAATGAGCAAATGGTACTTGCCCATGTCACTAACAGATTATACACATTGGTCTCTACCTTGACTGTTCAGATTTTCAAAGATGACTGGATCAGACCTACCATATCATCTGTGCCTATTGCAAACAATATTCTGAACCTTTCAGATCATCACATTATTCCAATGCCATCTTTGAAAGCTGCTGATAATTTGAATCCTGTTACCTCCACTCCAGCTAAACCCACCAGCCCACCaccagaattttcttttaacacaCCTGGCAAAAATGTGAATCCAGTCATCCTTTTAAACACTCAGACAAAGCCCTATGGATTGGGCTTTAATCATGGATCTGCACCCTACAGCAGTGTACTCAATCAAGGACTTGGAATACCAGGAATGGGAGAAGCTCAAGGATTCAGAACTGGTTTTGCAAATGTCCCAGGCAGATATGGAACAAACACTCGTGGTCAGCCCCGACCGTAA